TGGGCCTCTCCATCTCGGCGCTCTCGATGAGCATGCAGCAAGCGATGCTCTACACCTTCCTGCTGATCATGCCGCTGATGCTGCTGTCCGGATTGCTCACGCCGGTGCGCAACATGCCGCGGGTGCTGCAGGTCGCGACGTATGCCAATCCGCTGCGCTTCGGCATGAGCATCGTGCGTGGGGTGTATCTCGAAGGGGCAGGACTCGCCGAGGTCTGGCCCGCGTTCATTCCGTTGTTCGTGCTCGCCGCCGTGACGCTGCCGCTGGCGGCGTGGCTGTTCCGCAACCGGATGTCCTGATCATGCGCGTCACCATGACTGCTCTGCTTCGTAGCCTTCATTGCCCATCGCGCATCGGCGCCCTCGGGCGCGCGGCCCTCGTCGTGCTGGCCACAGGGTGTGCGGTGGGCCCGAAGTTCGTGAAACCCACGCCGGTCGCCCCCGACACCTGGACCAGTTGGCGCAGCACGGACTCGACGCTGTACGAGACGGTCACCGCACAACCGCTGCGCGTCGACTGGTGGCGCGCCTTCCATGACCCCGTGCTGGACAGCCTGATACAGCGCGCGTTCACCGCGAGCCCCGATCTCCGCACGGCGGCGCTGCATTTTGCCCAGGCTCGCGTACAGCGCGGTATCGTGGCGGCGCAACGCGGGCCGCAGGCCGGCTTGGGCGCCGGGGTCACCGGGCAGCGGCAGAGCGAGTATGGCGCCGGTACCCGCATGATCGACGCCATCGGCGGCAATCGCTCGAAGCTGGTGGAACTGCTGAGTGAACCGTTCACACTGTATCAGGCCGGCTTCGATGCGTCGTGGGAACTGGACCTGTGGGGCCGGACACGTCGGTCCATCGAGGCCGGCGATGCCGACGTGGACCAGCAGAAGGCCCTGCTGGAAATGGCTTGGCTTTCCCTGGTCAGTGACGTGGGTCGCAACTACGTCGACCTGCGCGTCACCCAACGCCAGATCCAGTTGGTGCGCGAGGAGGCCGCGGTGCTGGAGGAGCACCTGGAAATCACCGAGGCGCAGGTGCAGAGTGGTGTACGCGATCAGCTGGCGCTCGAGCAACAGCAGATCGACCGCACCCTCTGGGCCCAATTGTCGCTCCTGCTGTCACAGGAAGGGGCGATCTCCAACCAGATCGCCGCGCTGCTGGGCGAACGCCCCGGCGCCCTGCGTGATCTGCTCGCCGCCCGCGATGTCGATATCCAGATGCCACTCCCCGATCTGGCGTTCGGACTGCCTTCGGAGGTCGCGCTGCGTCGACCCGACATCCGCGCGGCCGAAGCCCGCCTGCGGCGCGCGACGGCGGGCATCGGCATCGCCCGTGCGGCGTTGTATCCGAGCATCCGGCTCGGCGCGCGCTTCGGCTACGAATCCTATCTGCGCGGCGAATTCGCCGACTGGGGAAGCCATACCTGGTCGGTGGGTCCGAGCCTCGACCTGCCGCTGTTCGAC
The nucleotide sequence above comes from Gemmatimonas aurantiaca. Encoded proteins:
- a CDS encoding efflux transporter outer membrane subunit, whose amino-acid sequence is MTALLRSLHCPSRIGALGRAALVVLATGCAVGPKFVKPTPVAPDTWTSWRSTDSTLYETVTAQPLRVDWWRAFHDPVLDSLIQRAFTASPDLRTAALHFAQARVQRGIVAAQRGPQAGLGAGVTGQRQSEYGAGTRMIDAIGGNRSKLVELLSEPFTLYQAGFDASWELDLWGRTRRSIEAGDADVDQQKALLEMAWLSLVSDVGRNYVDLRVTQRQIQLVREEAAVLEEHLEITEAQVQSGVRDQLALEQQQIDRTLWAQLSLLLSQEGAISNQIAALLGERPGALRDLLAARDVDIQMPLPDLAFGLPSEVALRRPDIRAAEARLRRATAGIGIARAALYPSIRLGARFGYESYLRGEFADWGSHTWSVGPSLDLPLFDRGRRRAVVQLRELEQQEAAVQYQQTVLRAWRDIDDAVNAYTAERQRAEGLWGSVRNASDAHDLMQARYTAGIVDYTAVLESRRLFLRTRRYAMAAEGRLHTSYIAINKALGNVPMGPDVMMK